A window of the Hydrogenimonas thermophila genome harbors these coding sequences:
- a CDS encoding ORF6N domain-containing protein, translating to MIIEIRGQKVLLDSDVAKVYEVETRDVNKAVKNNPDKFPNES from the coding sequence TTGATTATTGAGATCAGAGGTCAAAAGGTATTACTAGATAGTGATGTAGCAAAGGTTTATGAGGTAGAAACCAGAGATGTAAATAAAGCAGTTAAAAATAATCCAGACAAGTTTCCAAATGAAAGT